The Apodemus sylvaticus chromosome 22, mApoSyl1.1, whole genome shotgun sequence genome includes a region encoding these proteins:
- the LOC127673249 gene encoding zinc finger protein 431-like: protein MLETYLNLKAIGYWEDHHLEEHFQSSTRLESVVRSHSGEKPYDYNQCVKAFAQCSTLQYQKRTHTGEKPYKCNQCGKAFSYHSNLERHKRTHTGEKPYKCNQCGKAFSYHSNLRRHKRTHTGEKSSECIQCGKAFARQSDLQRHKMTHTGEKPYDCDQCGNSFARPSHLQRHKRTHTGEKSHECNQCGKAFSYHSNLQRHKRTHTGEKPYECNQCGKAFADHSVLHRHKLTHTGEKHYECNQCGKAFARPCHLQYHKRTHTGEKPYECNQCGKAFADHSVLHRHKLTHTGEKPYECNQCGKAFSRPCHLQYHKRTHTGEKPYECNLCRKAFARHSKLQYHKRTHTGEKPYECNQCGKAFAGHSDLQNHKRTHTGEKPYECNLCGKAFARPSKLQYHKITHTGEKPYECNQCGKSFARTSDLQNHKRTHTGEKPYECNLCGKAFSRNSNLQRHKKTHTQKKPYGYNQCSKTTATPINFHYDQRTHTSQKYY from the exons ATGTtagaaacctacctgaacctcaaagctattg gctattgggaagaccatcaccttgaagaacattttcaaagtagtaCAAGActtgaaag tgttgtaagaagtcatagtggagagaaaccctatgattATAATCAATGtgttaaagcctttgcacagtgcagtaccttgcaatatcagaaaagaacacatactggagagaaaccttataaatgtaatcaatgtggtaaagccttttcatatcacagtAATCTcgaaagacataaaagaacacatactggagagaaaccgtataaatgtaatcaatgtggtaaagccttttcatatcacagtAATCTccgaagacataaaagaacacatactggagagaaatcttctgaatgtattcaatgtggtaaagcctttgcaagacagagtgatctccaaagacataaaatgacacatactggagagaaaccttatgattgcgatcaatgtggtaatagctttgcaagacccagtcatctccaaagacataaaagaacacatactggagagaaatctcatgaatgtaaccaatgtggtaaagccttttcatatcacagtaatctgcaaagacataaaagaacacatactggagaaaaaccatatgaatgtaatcaatgtggtaaagcctttgcagatCACAGTGTTCTTCatagacataaactgacacatactggagagaaacattatgaatgtaaccaatgtggtaaagcctttgcaagaccctgtcatctccaatatcataaaagaacacatactggagaaaaaccatatgaatgtaatcaatgtggtaaagcctttgcagatCACAGTGTTCTCCatagacataaactgacacatactggagagaaaccttatgaatgtaaccaatgtggtaaagccttttcaagaccctgtcatctccaatatcataaaagaacacatactggagagaaaccttatgaatgtaatctatgtcgtaaagcctttgcaagacacaGTAaactccagtatcataaaagaacacatactggagagaaaccttatgaatgtaatcaatgtggtaaagcctttgcaggtcacagtgatctccaaaatcataaaagaacgcatactggagagaaaccttatgaatgtaatctatgtggtaaagcctttgcaagacccagtaaACTCCAATATCATAagataacacatactggagagaaaccttatgaatgtaaccaatgtggtaaatcCTTTGCAAGAACCAgtgatctccaaaatcataaaagaacgcatactggagagaaaccttatgaatgtaatctatgtggtaaagccttttcacgtaatagtaatctccaaagacataagaaaacacacactCAAAAGAAACCTTACGGATATAATCAATGCAGTAAAACCACTGCAACACCTATTAATTTCCACtatgatcaaagaacacataccagcCAGAAATATTATTAa